In Anthonomus grandis grandis chromosome 5, icAntGran1.3, whole genome shotgun sequence, the following are encoded in one genomic region:
- the LOC126736000 gene encoding uncharacterized protein LOC126736000 isoform X45 has translation MKFKFSGYIFLLLVLPSLNCSLSAPSEAELSCNSTIFSCGVTLETGRYSNPSDPTCKSYLYCYFSGDRILEYKYTCSFGIFNPFTRTCDISYSCHCSAYTNTTHAATSTTIVTTTTELAVPDSEPTCVFGTNFTCTVTGKYANPYDSTCGTYIHCFSWIAGHTTQHIHSCLIGLFNPITQICDSAYVCPCKYKISTISDTTSTTVATTSTSPDICAVGTSFICSQTGRYASTIDTTCKSYIYCYRYSNGTVGQFGYNCSIGLFNPSTQTCDLTYVCPCIEETTLPLTSESTTITSVSSTSSSTSSNADTCAVGSSFSCSETGRYASPIDTTCKSYIYCYRYSNGTVGQFGYNCSIGLFNPNTQSCDLTYVCPCTEETTLPLTSESTAITSVSSTSSSTSSNADTCAVGSSFSCSETGRYASPIDTTCKSYIYCYRYSNGTVGQFGYNCSIGLFNPSTQSCDLTYVCPCIEETTLPLTSESTTITSVSSTISSTSSNADTCAVGSSYSCSETGRYASPIDTTCKSYIYCYRYSNGTVGQFGYNCSIGLFNPSTQSCDLTYVCPCIEETTLPLTSESTTITSVSSTSSSTSSNADTCAVGSSFSCSETGRYASPIDTTCKSYIYCYRYSNGTVGQFGYNCSIGLFNPSTQSCDLTYVCPCIEETTLPLTSESTTITSVSSTSSSTSSNADTCAVGSSFSCSETGRYASPIDTTCKSYIYCYRYSNGTVGQFGYNCSIGLFNPSTQSCDLTYVCPCIEETTLPLTSESTTITSVSSTSSSTSSNTVTCAVGSSFSCSETGRYASPIDTTCKSYIYCYRYSNGTVGQFGYNCSIGLFNPSTQSCDLTYVCPCIEETTLPLTSESTTITSVSSTSSSTSSNADTCAVGSSFSCSETGRYASPIDTTCKSYIYCYRYSNGTVGQFGYNCSIGLFNPSTQSCDLTYVCPCIEETTLPLTSESTTITSVSSTSSSTSSNTDTCAVGSSFSCSETGRYASPIDTTCKSYIYCYRYSNGTVGQFGYNCSIGFFNPSTQSCDLTYVCPCIEETTLPLTSESTTITSVSSTISSTSSNADTCAVGSSYSCSETGRYASPIDTTCKSYIYCYRYSNGTVGQFGYNCSIGLFNPSTQSCDLTYVCPCIEETTLPLTSESTTITSVSSTSSSTSSNADTCAVGSSFSCSETGRYASPIDTTCKSYIYCYRYSNGTVGQFGYNCSIGLFNPSTQSCDLTYVCPCREETTLPLTSESTTITSVSSTSSSTSLNTDTCAVGSGFSCSETGRYASPIDTTCKSYIYCYRYSNGTVAQFGYNCSIGLFNPSTQSCDLAYVCPCIEETILP, from the exons ctGGTACTTCCTAGTCTCAACTGCAGCCTGTCAGCTCCATCCGAAGCCGAATTATCATGCAACAGTACCATTTTCTCATGTGGCGTAACTTTGGAGACTGGTAGATACTCAAATCCTAGTGATCCAACCTGTAAATCATACCTTTATTGCTATTTCTCTGGAGATCGAATACTGGAGTACAAATATACTTGCtcttttggaatatttaatcCATTTACCAGGACATGTGACATCTCGTACAGTTGCCATTGTTCTGCTTATACAAACACCACTCATGCTGCAACATCTACTACAATAGTGACTACAACAACTGAGTTAGCTGTGCCAGACAGTGAACCTACTTGTGTCTTCGGTACTAATTTTACCTGTACGGTAACAGGAAAATACGCCAACCCATATGACAGCACATGTGGGACTTATATTCACTGCTTTTCTTGGATAGCCGGTCATACTACACAACATATTCATTCCTGTttaattggtttatttaacCCAATTACTCAAATATGTGATTCAGCGTATGTATGCCCTTGCAAGTATAAAATATCGACAATATCTGATACTACTTCTACCACAGTTGCAACAACGTCAACTAGTCCTGATATTTGCGCCGTAGGCACCAGTTTTATTTGTTCTCAAACTGGTCGATATGCTAGTACTATTGATACTACATGTAAATCATATATCTACTGTTACCGCTATTCAAATGGAACTGTTGGGCAATTTGGGTATAACTGTTCTATTGGCCTTTTTAATCCTAGTACTCAAACCTGCGACCTCACATACGTGTGCCCTTGTATAGAAGAAACGACGCTACCATTAACATCTGAGTCCACCACGATCACCTCAGTTTCATCGACAAGTTCATCAACGTCTTCAAATGCCGATACTTGTGCCGTAGGTAGCAGTTTTAGTTGTTCAGAAACTGGTAGATATGCTAGTCCAATCGATACTACATGTAAATCATATATCTACTGTTACCGTTATTCAAATGGAACTGTTGGACAATTTGGGTATAATTGTTCTATTGGACTTTTTAATCCTAATACTCAAAGCTGTGACCTCACATACGTGTGTCCTTGTACAGAAGAAACGACGCTACCATTAACATCTGAGTCCACCGCGATCACCTCAGTTTCATCGACAAGTTCATCAACGTCTTCAAATGCCGATACTTGTGCCGTAG GTAGCAGTTTTAGTTGTTCAGAAACTGGTAGATATGCTAGTCCAATCGATACTACATGTAAATCATATATCTACTGTTACCGCTATTCAAATGGAACTGTTGGACAATTTGGGTATAACTGTTCTATTGGTCTTTTTAATCCTAGTACTCAAAGCTGCGACCTCACATACGTGTGTCCTTGTATAGAAGAAACGACGCTACCATTAACATCTGAGTCCACCACGATCAC CTCAGTTTCATCGACAATTTCATCAACGTCTTCAAATGCCGATACTTGTGCCGTAGGTAGTAGTTATAGTTGTTCAGAAACTGGTAGATATGCTAGTCCAATCGACACTACATGTAAATCATATATTTACTGTTACCGGTATTCAAATGGAACTGTTGGACAATTTGGGTATAACTGTTCTATTGGTCTTTTTAATCCTAGTACTCAAAGCTGCGACCTCACATACGTGTGTCCTTGTATAGAAGAAACGACGCTACCATTAACATCTGAGTCCACCACGATCACCTCAGTTTCATCGACAAGTTCATCAACGTCTTCAAATGCCGATACTTGTGCCGTAGGTAGTAGTTTTAGTTGTTCAGAAACTGGTAGATATGCTAGTCCAATCGATACTACATGTAAATCATATATCTACTGTTACCGCTATTCAAATGGAACTGTTGGACAATTTGGGTATAACTGTTCTATTGGTCTTTTTAATCCTAGTACTCAAAGCTGCGACCTCACATACGTGTGTCCTTGTATAGAAGAAACGACGCTACCATTAACATCTGAGTCTACCACGATCACCTCAGTTTCATCGACAAGTTCATCAACGTCTTCAAATGCCGATACTTGTGCCGTAGGTAGTAGTTTTAGTTGTTCAGAAACTGGTAGATATGCTAGTCCAATCGATACTACATGTAAATCATATATCTACTGTTACCGCTATTCAAATGGAACTGTTGGACAATTTGGGTATAACTGTTCTATTGGTCTTTTTAATCCTAGTACTCAAAGCTGCGACCTCACATACGTGTGTCCTTGTATAGAAGAAACGACGCTACCATTAACATCTGAGTCCACCACGATCACCTCAGTTTCATCGACAAGTTCTTCAACGTCTTCAAATACCGTTACTTGTGCCGTAGGTAGCAGTTTTAGTTGTTCAGAAACTGGTAGATATGCTAGTCCAATCGATACTACATGTAAATCATATATCTACTGTTACCGCTATTCAAATGGAACTGTTGGACAATTTGGGTATAACTGTTCTATTGGTCTTTTTAATCCTAGTACTCAAAGCTGCGACCTCACATACGTGTGTCCTTGTATAGAAGAAACGACGCTACCATTAACATCTGAGTCCACCACGATCACCTCAGTTTCATCGACAAGTTCATCAACGTCTTCAAATGCCGATACTTGTGCCGTAGGTAGTAGTTTTAGTTGTTCAGAAACTGGTAGATATGCTAGTCCAATCGATACTACATGTAAATCATATATCTACTGTTACCGCTATTCAAATGGAACTGTTGGACAATTTGGGTATAACTGTTCTATTGGTCTTTTTAATCCTAGTACTCAAAGCTGCGACCTCACATACGTGTGTCCTTGTATAGAAGAAACGACGCTACCATTAACATCTGAGTCCACCACGATCACCTCAGTTTCATCGACAAGTTCATCAACGTCTTCAAATACCGATACTTGTGCCGTAGGTAGCAGTTTTAGTTGTTCAGAAACTGGTAGATATGCTAGTCCAATCGATACTACATGTAAATCATATATCTACTGTTACCGCTATTCAAATGGAACTGTTGGGCAATTTGGGTATAACTGTTCTATCGGATTTTTTAATCCTAGTACTCAAAGCTGTGACCTCACATACGTGTGTCCTTGTATAGAAGAAACGACGCTACCACTAACATCTGAGTCCACCACGATCACCTCAGTTTCATCGACAATTTCATCAACGTCTTCAAATGCCGATACTTGTGCCGTAGGTAGTAGTTATAGTTGTTCAGAAACTGGTAGATATGCTAGTCCAATCGACACTACATGTAAATCATATATTTACTGTTACCGGTATTCAAATGGAACTGTTGGACAATTTGGGTATAACTGTTCTATTGGTCTTTTTAATCCTAGTACTCAAAGCTGCGACCTCACATACGTGTGTCCTTGTATAGAAGAAACGACGCTACCATTAACATCTGAGTCCACCACGATCACCTCAGTTTCATCGACAAGTTCATCAACGTCTTCAAATGCCGATACTTGTGCCGTAGGTAGTAGTTTTAGTTGTTCAGAAACTGGTAGATATGCTAGTCCAATCGATACTACATGTAAATCATATATCTACTGTTACCGCTATTCAAATGGAACTGTTGGACAATTTGGGTATAACTGTTCTATTGGTCTTTTTAATCCTAGTACTCAAAGCTGCGACCTCACATACGTGTGTCCTTGTAGAGAAGAAACGACGCTACCATTAACATCTGAGTCCACCACGATCACCTCAGTTTCATCGACAAGTTCATCAACGTCTTTAAATACTGATACTTGTGCCGTAGGTAGCGGTTTTAGTTGTTCAGAAACTGGTAGATATGCTAGTCCAATCGACACTACATGTAAATCATATATTTACTGTTACCGGTATTCAAATGGAACTGTTGCGCAATTTGGGTATAATTGTTCTATTGGACTTTTCAATCCTAGTACTCAAAGCTGTGACCTTGCTTACGTATGTCCCTGTATAGAAGAAACTATTCTACcataa
- the LOC126736000 gene encoding uncharacterized protein LOC126736000 isoform X13: protein MKFKFSGYIFLLLVLPSLNCSLSAPSEAELSCNSTIFSCGVTLETGRYSNPSDPTCKSYLYCYFSGDRILEYKYTCSFGIFNPFTRTCDISYSCHCSAYTNTTHAATSTTIVTTTTELAVPDSEPTCVFGTNFTCTVTGKYANPYDSTCGTYIHCFSWIAGHTTQHIHSCLIGLFNPITQICDSAYVCPCKYKISTISDTTSTTVATTSTSPDICAVGTSFICSQTGRYASTIDTTCKSYIYCYRYSNGTVGQFGYNCSIGLFNPSTQTCDLTYVCPCIEETTLPLTSESTTITSVSSTSSSTSSNADTCAVGSSFSCSETGRYASPIDTTCKSYIYCYRYSNGTVGQFGYNCSIGLFNPNTQSCDLTYVCPCTEETTLPLTSESTAITSVSSTSSSTSSNADTCAVGSSFSCSETGRYASPIDTTCKSYIYCYRYSNGTVGQFGYNCSIGLFNPSTQSCDLTYVCPCIEETTLPLTSESTTITSVSSTSSSTSSNADTCAVGSSFSCSETGRYASPIDTTCKSYIYCYRYSNGTVGQFGYNCSIGLFNPSTQSCDLTYVCPCIEETTLPLTSESTTITSVSSTSSSTSSNADTCAVGSSFSCSETGRYASPIDTTCKSYIYCYRYSNGTVGQFGYNCSIGLFNPSTQSCDLTYVCPCIEETTLPLTSESTTITSVSSTSSSTSSNTVTCAVGSSFSCSETGRYASPIDTTCKSYIYCYRYSNGTVGQFGYNCSIGLFNPSTQSCDLTYVCPCIEETTLPLTSESTTITSVSSTSSSTSSNADTCAVGSSFSCSETGRYASPIDTTCKSYIYCYRYSNGTVGQFGYNCSIGLFNPSTQSCDLTYVCPCIEETTLPLTSESTTITSVSSTSSSTSSNTDTCAVGSSFSCSETGRYASPIDTTCKSYIYCYRYSNGTVGQFGYNCSIGFFNPSTQSCDLTYVCPCIEETTLPLTSESTTITSVSSTISSTSSNADTCAVGSSYSCSETGRYASPIDTTCKSYIYCYRYSNGTVGQFGYNCSIGLFNPSTQSCDLTYVCPCIEETTLPLTSESTTITSVSSTSSSTSSNADTCAVGSSFSCSETGRYASPIDTTCKSYIYCYRYSNGTVGQFGYNCSIGLFNPSTQSCDLTYVCPCIEETTLPLTSESTTITSVSSTSSSTSSNADTCAVGSSFSCSETGRYASPIDTTCKSYIYCYRYSNGTVGQFGYNCSIGLFNPSTQSCDLTYVCPCIEETTLPLTSESTTITSVSSTSSSTSSNTVTCAVGSSFSCSETGRYASPIDTTCKSYIYCYRYSNGTVGQFGYNCSIGLFNPSTQSCDLTYVCPCIEETTLPLTSESTTITSVSSTSSSTSSNADTCAVGSSFSCSETGRYASPIDTTCKSYIYCYRYSNGTVGQFGYNCSIGLFNPSTQSCDLTYVCPCIEETTLPLTSESTTITSVSSTSSSTSSNADTCAVGSSFSCSETGRYASPIDTTCKSYIYCYRYSNGTVGQFGYNCSIGLFNPSTQSCDLTYVCPCREETTLPLTSESTTITSVSSTSSSTSLNTDTCAVGSGFSCSETGRYASPIDTTCKSYIYCYRYSNGTVAQFGYNCSIGLFNPSTQSCDLAYVCPCIEETILP from the exons ctGGTACTTCCTAGTCTCAACTGCAGCCTGTCAGCTCCATCCGAAGCCGAATTATCATGCAACAGTACCATTTTCTCATGTGGCGTAACTTTGGAGACTGGTAGATACTCAAATCCTAGTGATCCAACCTGTAAATCATACCTTTATTGCTATTTCTCTGGAGATCGAATACTGGAGTACAAATATACTTGCtcttttggaatatttaatcCATTTACCAGGACATGTGACATCTCGTACAGTTGCCATTGTTCTGCTTATACAAACACCACTCATGCTGCAACATCTACTACAATAGTGACTACAACAACTGAGTTAGCTGTGCCAGACAGTGAACCTACTTGTGTCTTCGGTACTAATTTTACCTGTACGGTAACAGGAAAATACGCCAACCCATATGACAGCACATGTGGGACTTATATTCACTGCTTTTCTTGGATAGCCGGTCATACTACACAACATATTCATTCCTGTttaattggtttatttaacCCAATTACTCAAATATGTGATTCAGCGTATGTATGCCCTTGCAAGTATAAAATATCGACAATATCTGATACTACTTCTACCACAGTTGCAACAACGTCAACTAGTCCTGATATTTGCGCCGTAGGCACCAGTTTTATTTGTTCTCAAACTGGTCGATATGCTAGTACTATTGATACTACATGTAAATCATATATCTACTGTTACCGCTATTCAAATGGAACTGTTGGGCAATTTGGGTATAACTGTTCTATTGGCCTTTTTAATCCTAGTACTCAAACCTGCGACCTCACATACGTGTGCCCTTGTATAGAAGAAACGACGCTACCATTAACATCTGAGTCCACCACGATCACCTCAGTTTCATCGACAAGTTCATCAACGTCTTCAAATGCCGATACTTGTGCCGTAGGTAGCAGTTTTAGTTGTTCAGAAACTGGTAGATATGCTAGTCCAATCGATACTACATGTAAATCATATATCTACTGTTACCGTTATTCAAATGGAACTGTTGGACAATTTGGGTATAATTGTTCTATTGGACTTTTTAATCCTAATACTCAAAGCTGTGACCTCACATACGTGTGTCCTTGTACAGAAGAAACGACGCTACCATTAACATCTGAGTCCACCGCGATCACCTCAGTTTCATCGACAAGTTCATCAACGTCTTCAAATGCCGATACTTGTGCCGTAG GTAGCAGTTTTAGTTGTTCAGAAACTGGTAGATATGCTAGTCCAATCGATACTACATGTAAATCATATATCTACTGTTACCGCTATTCAAATGGAACTGTTGGACAATTTGGGTATAACTGTTCTATTGGTCTTTTTAATCCTAGTACTCAAAGCTGCGACCTCACATACGTGTGTCCTTGTATAGAAGAAACGACGCTACCATTAACATCTGAGTCCACCACGATCACCTCAGTTTCATCGACAAGTTCATCAACGTCTTCAAATGCCGATACTTGTGCCGTAGGTAGTAGTTTTAGTTGTTCAGAAACTGGTAGATATGCTAGTCCAATCGATACTACATGTAAATCATATATCTACTGTTACCGCTATTCAAATGGAACTGTTGGACAATTTGGGTATAACTGTTCTATTGGTCTTTTTAATCCTAGTACTCAAAGCTGCGACCTCACATACGTGTGTCCTTGTATAGAAGAAACGACGCTACCATTAACATCTGAGTCTACCACGATCACCTCAGTTTCATCGACAAGTTCATCAACGTCTTCAAATGCCGATACTTGTGCCGTAGGTAGTAGTTTTAGTTGTTCAGAAACTGGTAGATATGCTAGTCCAATCGATACTACATGTAAATCATATATCTACTGTTACCGCTATTCAAATGGAACTGTTGGACAATTTGGGTATAACTGTTCTATTGGTCTTTTTAATCCTAGTACTCAAAGCTGCGACCTCACATACGTGTGTCCTTGTATAGAAGAAACGACGCTACCATTAACATCTGAGTCCACCACGATCACCTCAGTTTCATCGACAAGTTCTTCAACGTCTTCAAATACCGTTACTTGTGCCGTAGGTAGCAGTTTTAGTTGTTCAGAAACTGGTAGATATGCTAGTCCAATCGATACTACATGTAAATCATATATCTACTGTTACCGCTATTCAAATGGAACTGTTGGACAATTTGGGTATAACTGTTCTATTGGTCTTTTTAATCCTAGTACTCAAAGCTGCGACCTCACATACGTGTGTCCTTGTATAGAAGAAACGACGCTACCATTAACATCTGAGTCCACCACGATCACCTCAGTTTCATCGACAAGTTCATCAACGTCTTCAAATGCCGATACTTGTGCCGTAGGTAGTAGTTTTAGTTGTTCAGAAACTGGTAGATATGCTAGTCCAATCGATACTACATGTAAATCATATATCTACTGTTACCGCTATTCAAATGGAACTGTTGGACAATTTGGGTATAACTGTTCTATTGGTCTTTTTAATCCTAGTACTCAAAGCTGCGACCTCACATACGTGTGTCCTTGTATAGAAGAAACGACGCTACCATTAACATCTGAGTCCACCACGATCACCTCAGTTTCATCGACAAGTTCATCAACGTCTTCAAATACCGATACTTGTGCCGTAGGTAGCAGTTTTAGTTGTTCAGAAACTGGTAGATATGCTAGTCCAATCGATACTACATGTAAATCATATATCTACTGTTACCGCTATTCAAATGGAACTGTTGGGCAATTTGGGTATAACTGTTCTATCGGATTTTTTAATCCTAGTACTCAAAGCTGTGACCTCACATACGTGTGTCCTTGTATAGAAGAAACGACGCTACCACTAACATCTGAGTCCACCACGATCACCTCAGTTTCATCGACAATTTCATCAACGTCTTCAAATGCCGATACTTGTGCCGTAGGTAGTAGTTATAGTTGTTCAGAAACTGGTAGATATGCTAGTCCAATCGACACTACATGTAAATCATATATTTACTGTTACCGGTATTCAAATGGAACTGTTGGACAATTTGGGTATAACTGTTCTATTGGTCTTTTTAATCCTAGTACTCAAAGCTGCGACCTCACATACGTGTGTCCTTGTATAGAAGAAACGACGCTACCATTAACATCTGAGTCCACCACGATCACCTCAGTTTCATCGACAAGTTCATCAACGTCTTCAAATGCCGATACTTGTGCCGTAGGTAGTAGTTTTAGTTGTTCAGAAACTGGTAGATATGCTAGTCCAATCGATACTACATGTAAATCATATATCTACTGTTACCGCTATTCAAATGGAACTGTTGGACAATTTGGGTATAACTGTTCTATTGGTCTTTTTAATCCTAGTACTCAAAGCTGCGACCTCACATACGTGTGTCCTTGTATAGAAGAAACGACGCTACCATTAACATCTGAGTCTACCACGATCACCTCAGTTTCATCGACAAGTTCATCAACGTCTTCAAATGCCGATACTTGTGCCGTAGGTAGTAGTTTTAGTTGTTCAGAAACTGGTAGATATGCTAGTCCAATCGATACTACATGTAAATCATATATCTACTGTTACCGCTATTCAAATGGAACTGTTGGACAATTTGGGTATAACTGTTCTATTGGTCTTTTTAATCCTAGTACTCAAAGCTGCGACCTCACATACGTGTGTCCTTGTATAGAAGAAACGACGCTACCATTAACATCTGAGTCCACCACGATCACCTCAGTTTCATCGACAAGTTCTTCAACGTCTTCAAATACCGTTACTTGTGCCGTAGGTAGCAGTTTTAGTTGTTCAGAAACTGGTAGATATGCTAGTCCAATCGATACTACATGTAAATCATATATCTACTGTTACCGCTATTCAAATGGAACTGTTGGACAATTTGGGTATAACTGTTCTATTGGTCTTTTTAATCCTAGTACTCAAAGCTGCGACCTCACATACGTGTGTCCTTGTATAGAAGAAACGACGCTACCATTAACATCTGAGTCCACCACGATCACCTCAGTTTCATCGACAAGTTCATCAACGTCTTCAAATGCCGATACTTGTGCCGTAGGTAGTAGTTTTAGTTGTTCAGAAACTGGTAGATATGCTAGTCCAATCGATACTACATGTAAATCATATATCTACTGTTACCGCTATTCAAATGGAACTGTTGGACAATTTGGGTATAACTGTTCTATTGGTCTTTTTAATCCTAGTACTCAAAGCTGCGAC CTCACATACGTGTGTCCTTGTATAGAAGAAACGACGCTACCATTAACATCTGAGTCCACCACGATCACCTCAGTTTCATCGACAAGTTCATCAACGTCTTCAAATGCCGATACTTGTGCCGTAGGTAGTAGTTTTAGTTGTTCAGAAACTGGTAGATATGCTAGTCCAATCGATACTACATGTAAATCATATATCTACTGTTACCGCTATTCAAATGGAACTGTTGGACAATTTGGGTATAACTGTTCTATTGGTCTTTTTAATCCTAGTACTCAAAGCTGCGACCTCACATACGTGTGTCCTTGTAGAGAAGAAACGACGCTACCATTAACATCTGAGTCCACCACGATCACCTCAGTTTCATCGACAAGTTCATCAACGTCTTTAAATACTGATACTTGTGCCGTAGGTAGCGGTTTTAGTTGTTCAGAAACTGGTAGATATGCTAGTCCAATCGACACTACATGTAAATCATATATTTACTGTTACCGGTATTCAAATGGAACTGTTGCGCAATTTGGGTATAATTGTTCTATTGGACTTTTCAATCCTAGTACTCAAAGCTGTGACCTTGCTTACGTATGTCCCTGTATAGAAGAAACTATTCTACcataa